In Kryptolebias marmoratus isolate JLee-2015 linkage group LG11, ASM164957v2, whole genome shotgun sequence, the following proteins share a genomic window:
- the wt1a gene encoding WT1 transcription factor a isoform X1, with protein sequence MKINTKLTSANQRQEGTIVSLKKELDEVSKKLVQEKMKSVVKETTHIPAGREQRFQELQQKLKMESEMNKKLRGEIVAERVEKQELMMSLQQNQQLLLSQTQTVRRLEQELQTRGQMFQSLKREHEVMREKSKAMEDELVQLKEIHVASRTSWNREKAEFLDRLECERRRLRAAAEACEDLREKAGELSAQAASEMRHAAERENKEDTHSLRVPTGHVSFMVEDSRCQETLDDRTSSSEPPDPDGLQDPESSETKTSDPLQDSDHHQQPQIIKHDPSCPDTFTRRSNNLSSLPDNSGAEPEMEILSDLIVSDESLQRASNPERGSPDESADLELQEEKKSSQEDVKDGGHAPEKCTPTEQTADGIDVLRNTEGSAKATGETSNPATEIRDKGEGEVTDGVKEKEQTAERTTETPETQIAALTAADTTGTSLTLQVNDFTDTDPPRTDCEPSNSSENLRQKVTEGHINKYEIDRKEHEVCDVTGEDSEPTNNQSAPDPELLKRASQTKEGEATQTQTETDNPNIKTADERFDAGVSEESVSESQEVQESVQPRSVVAADDEGDASKRRESKNDTCESARVSETSGSNGAMAAGNAQTDGGVTESEADVKLLSHKNADSSETGSSARHQQLKPMKPGSSGSPLISRKTSGSSFEPGGRANADFSILTQGTHDSGPNTMGRPFNLTATSIKSKQNKVPLVMTGASGVSGAAAYLTSRRQEEVKEETCRGTVLGYEDRRPLSFISSSSGSKVSWPPSSELSGGPSAAAGSGSDPDREPSCSQEREDQQSSLRAQISRIEQFLNTERLRLPKRRRTDN encoded by the exons ATGAAAATAAATACCAAACTGACTTCTGCAAATCAAAGACAAGAAGGAACTATTGTGTCTCTTAAAAAG GAGCTGGATGAGGTCAGCAAGAAGCTCGTGCAGGAAAAGATGAAATCTGTGGTGAAAGAGACGACCCACATTCCTGCAGGACGGGAGCAGCGTTTCCAGGAGCTGCAGCAAAAACTCAAAATG gaaagtgaaatgaacaaaaaactcAGGGGGGAGATCGTTGCTGAACGGGTTGAGAAGCAG GAGCTGATGAtgtctctgcagcagaaccagcagctgttGTTGAGTCAGACGCAGACGGTGAGGCGACTGGAACAGGAGCTGCAGACCCGAGGACAAATGTTTCAG TCCCTTAAGCGAGAACACGAAGTGATGCGGGAGAAGAGCAAGGCGATGGAAGACGAGTTGGTCCAGCTGAAGGAGATCCACGTCGCGTCCAGGACCAGCTGGAACCGGGAG AAGGCCGAGTTTCTGGATCGACTCGAGTGTGAGCGGAGGCGTCTGCGAGCGGCGGCAGAAGCCTGCGAGGATCTCCGAGAGAAAGCCGGCGAGCTGTCGGCGCAGGCCGCGTCAGAGATGCGACACGCCGCCGAACGGGAG AATAAAGAGGACACCCATAGTCTCCGTGTTCCTACCGGCCACGTCTCCTTCATGGTAGAAGACAGTAGATGTCAGGAAACTCTGGATGATCGCACCTCCAGCTCTGAGCCTCCGGACCCGGACGGTCTGCAGGACCCAGAGTCCTCTGAGACCAAAACCTCAGACCCTCTGCAGGACTCAGATCATCATCAACAACCACAAATAATTAAACACGACCCAAGCTGTCCAGATACATTCACACGTAGAAGCAACAACCTGTCCAGCCTCCCTGATAactctggagcagaaccagagatGGAGATTTTGAGCGATTTAATTGTGTCAGATGAGAGTCTCCAGCGTGCATCAAATCCTGAGCGTGGGTCTCCGGATGAATCTGCAGATTTAGAgctacaggaagaaaaaaaatcatctcaggAAGACGTGAAGGATGGAGGACACGCTCCGGAAAAATGTACCCCGACGGAGCAAACAGCAGATGGAATCGACGTGCTTCGAAATACCGAGGGGTCAGCAAAGGCAACAGGGGAGACAAGCAACCCTGCAACAGAAATAAGAGATAAAGGAGAGGGAGAAGTTACAGATGGAGTGAAGGAGAAAGAACAGACAGCCGAGCGCACAACAGAAACTCCAGAAACACAGATAGCAGCTCTCACGGCTGCTGATACGACTGGAACGAGCCTCACACTGCAGGTCAACGACTTCACGGACACCGACCCGCCTCGGACCGACTGTGAGCCCTCAAACTCCTCAGAAAACCTCCGTCAGAAGGTCACCGAGGGGCATATTAACAAATATGAGATCGATAGGAAAGAACATGAAGTCTGTGACGTCACCGGTGAGGATTCTGAGCCAACAAACAACCAGTCGGCTCCAGATCCAGAACTCCTGAAACGTGCCTCGCAGACAAAAGAGGGTGAAGctacccaaacccaaactgaaactgatAATCCTAACATTAAGACAGCAGATGAGAGGTTTGACGCAGGAGTCAGTGAGGAGTCCGTTTCTGAAAGCCAGGAAGTGCAGGAAAGTGTGCAGCCGAGGTCGGTGGTGGCAGCTGACGATGAAGGTGACGCTTCTAAAAGGAGGGAAAGTAAAAACGATACCTGCGAGAGCGCACGGGTATCTGAAACATCCGGTTCGAACGGCGCGATGGCAGCTGGAAACGCTCAAACGGATGGAGGCGTGACCGAAAGTGAAGCCGATGTGAAGCTGCTGAGCCATAAAAACGCTGACTCATCAGAGACCGGCAGCTCGGCACGCCACCAGCAGCTCAAACCGATGAAGCCCGGTTCTTCTGGGTCGCCTCTGATCAGCAGAAAGACCTCCGGGTCGTCGTTTGAGCCGGGCGGCAGAGCAAACGCAGATTTCTCCATCTTAACCCAG GGAACTCATGACTCAGGACCAAATACGATGGGTCGTCCATTTAACCTGACAGCCACGTCTatcaaaagcaaacagaataaAG TGCCCCTGGTGATGACCGGAGCCTCCGGCGTCTCTGGAGCCGCAGCTTACCTGACGAGTCGACggcaggaggaggtgaaggaggagacCTGCAGGGGGACGGTGCTCGGTTACGAA GACAGGAGACCTCTGTCGTTCATCAGTTCCAGCTCAGGCAGCAAAGTGTCATGGCCGCCCAGCTCGGA GTTGAGCGGAGGTCCCAGCGCGGCTGCAGGTTCCGGTTCTGATCCGGACCGGGAACCGTCCTGTTCTCAGGAGAGGGAAGACCAGCAGTCGTCACTCAGAGCCCAGATCTCCAGAATCGAACAGTTCCTCAACACCGAGAGGCTCCGACTGCCCAAAAGGCGCCGAACCGACAACTGA